Within the Nitrospiraceae bacterium genome, the region TTGGAAACCGGAATTAAAGTCATTGACCTGTTGGAGCCCTATGCCAAAGGGGGAAAGGTCGGGTTGTTTGGTGGCGCCGGTGTGGGAAAAACCGTCATCATCATGGAACTTATCAATAATATCGCCCTTCACCACGGCGGGTTTTCAGTCTTTGCCGGAGTCGGTGAACGAACTCGGGAAGGTAATGATCTTTGGCATGAAATGCAGGAGTCCAAAGTCATTGATCCCCATGATTTCTCCAAATCGAAAGCCGCTTTGGTTTATGGTCAAATGAATGAGCCCCCTGGAGCGCGTCTCCGCGTGGGCCTTACCGGACTGACCATCGCCGAATATTTCCGTGATGAGGAGCATCAAGATGTGCTGCTCTTTGTCGACAACATCTTCCGATTCACTCAAGCGGGATCCGAAGTTTCCGCCTTGCTCGGTCGAATGCCATCAGCCGTCGGCTATCAACCGACTTTAGGTACGGAGATGGGAACCTTGCAAGAACGGATTACATCGACCAAGAAGGGATCCATCACCTCGGTTCAAGCGATTTATGTCCCGGCTGATGACTTGACTGACCCAGCTCCGGCAACGGCGTTTGCCCATTTGGATGCCACTACCGTGTTGTCCCGGCAATTGGCCGAGTTGGGCATCTATCCTGCGGTCGATCCATTGGATTCCACCTCAAGAATTTTAGATCCCCATATTCTGGGAGAGGAACATTACCAAGTAGTGCAACGGGTGCAAGGCACCTTGCAACGTTATAAAGATCTCCAGGATATTATCGCAATTTTAGGTATGGACGAATTGTCGGAAGACGACAAACAAATTGTGGCCAGGGCGAGGAAACTCCAACGGTTTCTCTCTCAGCCCTTCCATGTGGCAGAAGCCTTTACCGGCTCTCCAGGGAAATATGTGAAACTCGTTGATACCGTTCGAAGCTTCAAAGAAATCGTGGATGGAAAATACGATGATCTTCCGGAGCAGGCCTTCTATATGGTTGGGCCAATCGAAGAAGCCATCGAAAAAGCTGAAAAACTCGGATACAAACGATAATGGCAGGTGCTGGCGTGACGGCGTCATCAGGAAAGATTCTTTTGGAGGTGGTCACCCCCGATCACCGGTTGCTCAGTAAGGAAGTCGATTACGTTTCGGCTCCTGGAAGCGAGGGGGATTTCGGTGTCCTGCCCGGCCATTGTCATTTTCTGACCACCCTGCGGATTGGCGAACTTCAATACCGTATTGGAGAACAGACTGCATACATGGCTGTGCTCTGGGGGTTTGCTGAAGTGACGCCGACTAAGGTGACGATTCTGGCAGAAATTGCCGAAAAAGCAGAAGACATTAACGTGGAACGGGCCGAGGATGCTGTTCGAAAAGCGGAAGAGCGTCTGGAGCGTGGTGGGCTACCCTCGGAAGTAGAGGAAGCTCGCGTCAGTTTAGAAAAGGCCCGCCTCCGGCAAAAAATTGCCGGTCGCCACCGCCAACAGGCCGATTCCCGTCTTATATAAAGTAATTGACCGCCCCATTTTTCTACCTGCCATGCCGCATGTCGCTACGCGGACGGAGTTCATCGTCACCGCAGGCGAATCGCCCAAACGCCTTGATCATTTTCTTGCCCATCGCGAACCCTATTTTTCCAGGACAGCCCTCCAACGATTAATCGAAGATGGCCATATTACGGTCGGTGGTCAGGTTGTGAAACCCAGCCACAAGGTCAGGCCTGGTGATTTCATTGTGCTGGTCGTACCGCGTCCAGAGCCCGTGGCAATCAATCCTGAACCGATTCCCCTTGTCATTCTCTATGAAGATGAATTCCTACTGGTTCTCAATAAACCGGCAGGCCTTGTGGTTCATCCCGCTCCTGGTCATTGGACCGGGACTTTAGTTAATGCGCTCCTGCATCACATGCAAAGCGGGGAAGGGCATCTTTCAACTATTGGAGGAAAGGAACGTCCGGGGTTGGTGCATCGCCTTGACAAGGAAACGACCGGAATCTTAGTGGTGGCGAAAAATGATCAAGCTCACCGGTTATTGGCGGGACAATTCAAAGCTCATTCCATCATTCGCGTTTATGAGGCGTTTGTGTGGGAAGGGCCAAAGACGCGGGAAGGCCGGATTGAGTTGTGGATTGGACGAGATACCAAAGATCGGAAAACCTTTTCCGCACGCACAACCAATCCCAAAGAGTCGCTAACCGGTTACCGTGTGAAAGAACGATTTGGGGCAGCGGCGGCACATGTAGAGTTATTCCCTGGCACAGGACGCACGCATCAGCTAAGAGTTCACCTCAAGGCTATCGGATGTCCGATCTTGGGTGACCAAACCTATGGAGGGAAAAAGGTCATGGCTATTGGAGGGATTGGGATTCCCCGTGTGATGTTGCACGCCAAAGTTCTTGGCTTCGTACATCCTGTTTCAAACAAAATGATGACATTTTCAGCCGAATTGCCGGAAGATATGGTGACCGTACTGAATGGCTTGAAGGGCAGGGAAGACGCATGGTCGTCTTGACAAGCAGGCAAGCGATTGGAGTAGATTTCAAGATATGAAAAAAGAGGTAAAGCTGGAACCTGGGCAGGTGGTTGACACATTAGGAGAACTGATTGCCAGTCTCTCGGCTTTTGCCGCAAAGGTCCCGGCCAAGTCCATGCTGGCATTGTCTGGTGGAATTCGTCCGACCCCGGAGGCAGTCGATGCCTATGAAACCACGGTCTATCGATTTCGTGACCGGGTGGGGGTCACGTATAAAACTCTCCCTCCCTTATTTGTCGAATCTTTAGAAGCCTTCGAGGCGGGGAAAGTATTTGACGCCGTTCCTCCGCTGTTGCAATGCGTTGAACAGTTGGTGGAATTGCACAATCAGGAAACTATTAAATTCACTTCATCCCAACAACAACGTCTTCGTGATTATCATCGCCGTTTAGAAAAACTTGTCCCAGAAGCCACACAATCCGAAGTCGATCTCCCTACCCCTGAATCGTATTAAGCTTGTTGTCAAAACTGCGCAGGATACCCAGATCTCGCTGAGGGAATTTTGATTGGGGAATAATCGCAAGGAAAATTTCTGCGAGAACAATCGGAATAATGCCCTGGTCTTATTTGTGGAAACTTTATCCTTCCCTCATACCCGCAATTTGTGACCGGAATTCCATTTCAAAAAATATGAGATGTTTTTGAGATGAACGTCTACAAATTATTGCAAAAGGCCAGGATGGCTGAAATTTTTGGTTATCAGCTGAATTCTAGGAGGACTTGAAAAGGAGCAGAGTCGAGTAAGGATTTTTATTTTTTTCACCGAAAAAGAATGGTCGATGGGATTCTTCTTCGAGAACAAGGATCAGTTCAAGTTTGCAGGAGCAAGAAACTGAAGACCCGTTCTGAGGATAAGCTGGTCTCCGTTCGAAGAGGGCGGGAAAATCACACGCCAATTCCTTCCTTTATCTCGTAACCCTTCTCCAATTAAGCTCAGGTGGTACTGAGCATCATTATTTAACGCTATGGCCAGGCTCAGATTGCAAAGGAAGGTCTTACACCCTAAGTGGTAGGAATGAAAGACCAACAAACCCAATTCTTTGGCAACTTGTTTATTAAGGGGTCCTTGCACATGAAACATAATGGTATCAGAGGCCAACTGTTCGGTACGTATCATTGGATTCCTGACGTTCAAAAATATGAAAAATCTTGCTCAAGCCCATTTCAACCCAATAGGAGTTTCTTTGACTATTCCCCAGAGGGGTGGGCCCGAGAGGTGAAAGCGAGTAACTGATAACATGCCTTAATGGAGAATAAAAAGAAGCCGGAACGACCAGGCGAAACCTGACGAAATGAGAGATTGGTTGACGGGGAGTTTGGTGGGATGTATAAAGTCAATTCTTCATGCGTCCGTAGCTCAATTGGATAGAGCATCGGCCTTCGGAGCCGAGGGTTGGGGGTTCAAGTCCCTCCGGGCGCACCATTCAGACTTCCCCTGTGGTCTTGATGATGGTAACATCCCCTCTTCCCGCTCGTAGGGCAATACACGCATACGTAATTGTTGAAGCTCATCACACGTCAGGCAATGTCGATTCTTCTGTTTCATTATTTCCTTCCTGCTGATGCATGGCCTATTTTCAATTAGGGCAAGCGTAATAGTATTGTTGTCCATTCATCATATCAAAGTTGGTATCTTTTTCCGGGATTCTGAGAAATGAGTTGGTCGAATAGCCTCTTGAGTTAACAAATCCAGACTATTTGTTGGAATTGACCATCATGGGTAGTGAGATATCTCCTTTTCTCAAATGAATAGCTCCTGGGTCGCGTTCCTTGAACGCCCATCTATCCATATTCCCCTTCTCGTGGTCATTGGTTTTCTGGCCTTTAGTTCCAATGCCTCTATTTCTTTGTTTGGGGAAACCGAGGGTTTGTACGCCATTATCACCCACACCATGATGGCGGCCGAGGATTATGTGCATCTTTGGTTACGGGGAGAGCCGTACTTTAGTAAACCACCTCTTTTCTTTTGGCTTCAGGCGGGATTCATTCATGGTTTGGGATGGAGTGAGGCTGCGTTACGGTTGCCGTCGATTGTATCCAGTTTGGGAACGATGATAACGACCTATTATTTAGGACGCCTGTTGTTTTCAGGGATGGCAGGATCTTGGGCCGCCCTGGTATGTGCGACCTGTTATGCGGGTTTGTGGTTTGGTCCATTGGCCATAATCGACCCGGTACTAACTTTTTGTATGACGTTGGGAATGTATGCCTGGGCCCGCGCGTATTTTCAAGAATCATCACAGTATTGGTATCTGATCGGTTTTATGGCGTTGGCACTGGGCTCAATGGTCAAAACGTTACATGCCATGGCCTTGCCGGTTCTGGTGATGGGAATATTCTTATGGATGCGCCGTGATGAACGAGTATTCCGGGAATCGTATTTTTGGGTTGGATTCGTGTTGAGTGGCTTGTTACTGAGTGGCTACTACTTGTTACTTGGCCCCGAATTCAGACAGCATTTTTTCTTTGAAGAAAATCTCAAACGCATGATCAGCGTATCGGGCGATCAACAATATTCTGCGTGGGAGGCCTATTGGGGCAAACGTCCCATTTTTTGGTATGGTCTAGTAATCTGGTTCGACTTTTTCCCCTGGTCGGCCTTACTTCCATCTGGTCTTTTTCTCCTATGGAAGCGTCGCCCCTGGCTTGAGTCGCCGAAAGAATTGTGGGTCTTTCTATGGGTCGTGGTGTACTTTGTGGCGTTGAGTTTGGGGCCCGAAAAGCATGAACGATATCTTATGCCTCTCCTCCCGGCATTCGGTTTGTTAGTCGGCTATGTGTATCATCGACTTCTGCGTGAAGCGCCAGTATTAGAAGGAAAGGGTATGTTGAGGGGCTTGTTAGCATGCTTGGGTGGCATTTTTTTGGTTTCGGTATTTCTTGGACCTATTCTGTTGCAAAAAAAATGGCATGTTCCGTTGGACGTCATGCCTTTGATTCTTCGTGTTGGATTAGGCACGTTAGGCCTGATAATGATCGGCCTGGCCGTCAAGAATTATCTGCGAATGGGTCTGATGGGTGTGGGGGTGTTGGGTGTGGCCCTTATGGTGACGGTGACCGGATTTATTATTCCTGGTATTCAAGCGGAAGGTTCCCCCAGGCTGGCATTTGACGAAAATCAACGGCGACTGAATAATCAAACTGATCCAATATCGGTGTTTCAGTCATGGGATTGGCGGGGGGATGAAGATGAATTTTATTGGGATTATCTCCATGGTCGTTCACGAATCGTGGGAAAGGGTCTTAAAGATTCCTTGGCGTTGGAAGAACTCAAAAGGGATGTTCAACAATCTACGCGTCTGGTGATGATGACCAAGGACCAGTATCAACAAATCATTTCCGATGCCCCCAATTTAAGTGCCAATGTATTATTTGAATTCTACCGTTCAAAAAAGAACATTGTGCTTCTTTCTCTCGGTTGGAGAGCACAGCTGGCGGATTCTTGGGACACCCAAAAACAATGAATTCAAAAAAGTTTGCCAAATGTTGAATTCACTGTAAAATTTAGTATCTGGCCCCTATGAAGCGATTCAGGTTAATGGATGGGGGAAATAGTCCTAAGTCCAAAATATGCCCTCGTCTGCCATCCGGTCTACATGCTTACCAAATCATTAAACAAGCAAAAATCATGAATTATTTCCATCGATTAGGATTATGTCTCCTCATGATCGTGTGTGCCTGGTCTTCGCAAGTAGAAGCCAGAGTGCAGATTAAGACTATTCCCTATAACCATGGGGAAGTTGGTTTGGAAGGAGTTGTGGCCTGGGATGATGAAATAAAAGGTAAACGTCCGGGTATTTTGGTTGTTCACGAATGGTGGGGACTAAATGAATATGCCCGAACTCGTGCGGAACAATTGGCGGCCCTGGGATATGTAGCGGTGGCGGTGGATATGTATGGAAAGGGAAAAGTGACCACTCATCCCGATGAGGCCAGGCAATGGATGCAACAAACCACAGCCAATGTAAAGATGTGGCAGGCCAGAGCGAATGAGGGATTTCGGCTTCTTCAGACTAACCCCCTGGTAGATCAAACCCGTTTAGCAGCTATTGGGTATTGTTTTGGAGGGGCGACCGTTATGCAAATGGTGTATGATGGAGCACCGGTCAAAGGGGTCGTAAGTTTCCATGGGTCGCTCCCTCTTCCGCCCGCATATTCTGCCGTAAAGAGTTCAGTCAAAATTCTTATTGCCCATGGGGAGGCCGATCCGTTTCTTAGCCAAGACCACATTAGGAAATTTAAACATGCTTTAGATGAGGCCGGGTTAGATTGGCACATGGTGATTTTTGGTGGTGCCCAACATGGATTCACAAACCCATCGGCCAATCAATATGGGATGAACGGTGTACAATATCAAGAACAAGCTGATCGACGGTCATGGGAACACATGAAAATGTTTTTTGATGAACTGTTTCGATAAGTAGAATTCGCCAGGCAGGAGGCTTTCTATCGATCAAAGAGGAAACAGGTAAGAATCGTTGATCAAGTTCTTATTCATCTTCACCGAAAAATTTGTGTTTACAGGTTTTCCGTCTGAACAGGCCATCCAACATGGCAAAGGCAAGCTCTTATTCCAAGGAAAAACATGATATCGCCAAACAGGAAATTAACTTCAATTCTGGGCGTTTCCGCCTATTACCACGATAGTGCGGCTTGTCTCATCCAGAATGGCAGGATTGTGGCGGCTGCCCAAGAAGAACGGTTCACGCGAAAAAAACATGATGCCGGATTCCCGAGCCATGCCGTTGAGTATTGTCTCCGGCAAGGCGGGGTTGGCATGCGCGATGTCGATTATCTGGTGTTCTACGACAAACCTTTTGTGAAATTTGAACGGTTGTTGGAAACATATTTGTCCTATGCCCCCAAGGGACTTGGATCGTTTTTGACCGCTATTCCTGTGTGGATCAAAGAAAAGCTATTTCTGCGAAACTTACTAGAAAAGGCTTTTCGTCAGGTGGGGAGTCTCGAAAAAAAAGACAACCTACCACCGTTGCTCTTTGGGGAGCACCATGAATCACATGCGGCTGCGGCCTTTTTCCCTTCTCCTTATGAGGAAGCGGTTGTTCTATGTATGGACGGGGTAGGCGAATGGGCAACGACTTCAGCCTGGATCGGGCGGGGAAATCAATTAACACCTCTATGGGAAATTCCTTTTCCACATTCCATAGGTCTGCTGTACTCCGCTTTTACCTACTATACGGGGTTTAAGGTCAATTCCGGTGAATATAAAGTAATGGGGCTTGCTCCCTATGGGGAGCCCAAGTATGTGAAAACGATTTTGGACAATGTGGTGGATGTGAAGCCGGATGGCACCTTCCGACTCAATATGGACTATTTTGATTACTGTACTGGCTTACGGATGACCAACAACAAGTTCGACGCCATATTTGGCGGTCCTCCGCGTCAGGCGGAAAGTACTCTCACCCAGCGGGAAATGGATCTGGCCCGGTCTGTACAAGAAGTCACCGAGATGGTCATGCTTCGTCTGGCCAACAGTCTTCATCGAGAAACGGGCCTTTCCAATCTTTGCCTTTCCGGAGGGGTGGCCTTGAATTGTGTCGGAAACGGAAGAGTGCTGCGGGAAGGTCCATTCAGCGGGCTGTGGATTCAGCCTGCCGCAGGCGATGCGGGGAGCGCGTTGGGAGCGGCCTTAAATGTGCATTACAGCTATCTGAATCAGCCCCGGGTATGCCAGGGTCCAAGTGATGCGATGCGAGGCAGTTATTTAGGACCACGTTTTTCCAACCAGGACATTGAATCCAGCCTCCAACAGCTTGAGGCCAGTTATGAGCGTGTGGAGGATTCGGACCTGTATCGTCGAGTGGCGCAGTATTTGGCTGAGGGAAAGGTTATTGGTTGGTTACAGGGGCACATGGAATTTGGTCCTCGGGCTCTAGGAGGACGAAGTATTTTGGGTGACCCCCGCAGCGAGAAAATGCAATCGGTCATGAATTTAAAAATTAAATATCGGGAGTCTTTCCGTCCTTTTGCGCCATCGGTTTTAAGAGAACGAGTGTCTGAGTATTTTGAGATGGATACCGATAGTCCATACATGTTATTGGTGGCCCCGGTTGCCGAGAAGCGACGACGAGCGGTACAACCGGATCAACAAAAACTTTGGGGAATTGATCTGCTCAATGTTCCCAAATCGGATATTCCGGCAGTGACCCATGTGGATTACTCCGCCAGGGTTCAGACGGTGTCTCCTGACACCAATCCTCGGTACTATCAATTGTTGCAGGAATTTGAAAAGCAAACAGGGTGTGCGGTGTTGATCAATACCTCGTTTAATGTTAGGGGTGAACCGATTGTCTGTACCCCTGAAGATGCCTACCGGTGTTTCATGCGGACGGAGATGGATGTCCTTGTGCTGGAAAATTGTCTCGTTTTGAAGGAATTCCAAAAGCCGGTGGAAAAGGATGAAACGTGGATGAAAGAATTTGAATTGGATTAAGCGTGAAAGAGTAACGATATGACATCAACGATTCATCAACCAACGAACAAGGATCTTCGCTCGTTTGGCTTGCTAATGGGCGGAGTCTTTTTAATCGTAGCTGTATGGCCTCTGGTTATTCATGGAGAAAGCCTTCGAGTATGGGCGAGTCTTATCGCCGTGGTTTTTGGGGTAATGGGAATGGTTTTTCCAAAAGGGCTTGGGCCCCTGCATCGCGTATGGATGAAGATCGGCGAAAAATTAGGTTGGATCAATTCCCGGATAATATTAAGCCTCCTGTTCTTTGGGATGTTTACTCCCATGTCGTTTGTTATGGGATTATTGGGGAAACGACCATTGCAACTTGGTTATGACCCTAAGGCGAACAGCTACCGCGTAGTCAAAAAAGCCAGAGCCGCAGACCATGTGCTAAAACCCTTCTAAGGAGGAACAACAGATGACAGGTTTTCTTGGGGAATTGTGGGACTTTATGCGGGAACGAAAAAAGTTCTGGCTCGCCCCCATCATCATCATGCTCTTATTGCTCGGTGGTCTTATAATCCTGAGTGAAGGTTCAGCCGTTGCTCCCTTTATTTATACCTTGTTCTAACTCGAGGGGGAGGGATGGTGGCTCTAGGATATTTGTTTTGAGTGACAGACAAGGTAAGCCTCCTGAATAAAAAGGAGGGAGCTTCAAGCCCCCTCCTTTTGAGACCCCTTGGTGTTCCCGATCGTACGGGGACACATTGTGGACTTATCACTTATTTCGTGGACTTACTCTTTGTGTCCATGGATTTTAAGGCTCCAGGCGACACAATGTTCGGCCGTTCTTCCTTTCCGGGATTCAGGGCATGTGCATCATGAAATCCTGCCGCTTGCTGGAGTGATTCCTCCTGGCTGGGCGGAGATTTTCCAGGGTCATTGGCTACCGGTTGCCCCGTCACCGGAGACTTCGCGTCTCCCATTGGATACCCTGGATGGTTTGGCAGCATGCCGGGATTTCCCAAGGCTAACGTACTTCCCAATAACATACACCCTATTATATTAATGGTGAATAGATTACGGTTCATGATCATCCCCTCCTCTTTGTTCGATACGATCGGAAATCAAGGGGGTAAAGAACTAAAACCTAGTCTAAATATTTTTTTGGCAACCCCAATTGTTGTCTTCCAATTACCGTCCATCCTGCTTTAATTGTCGATATTTCCGACTTTGTTGTGAACGGTTGGGCGATAGATAGGGTTTAATCCGTCACTTGTCTTTGGCATGTTTTCACTGGGCTGAGAGTCCAAGCAGAAACAACCCCAAGACAAATGATGGAACAGATTTCCCTGCTGCCTATCTCCACACCCTCGCGGGACTGGATCTCGGCTAAATCTTTTTTAGCATCTTGAGAAAAGGATGAGGAGGATTTCTGGATGGTGTAGAATACTGCATGGGCGCACCATATTGTTGGTGGAATTGAGTTTATGCCCCTATGGTAAAACCTGAAAATGACCTTGGGCAAGTGGTGCAAAATGGGGCAAGCCTGACGAGTGAGTCACTTAAACACTATCCTGGTAAAGGTTACACATTGAGTTAGTTTTTGAAATGAAAAACTCCAAGATTACACAAAGATTAAATTCACGGAAAAAATGGAATTACCAGAAGAGAATATGAAACATCACCAGTTTGGAAATAAAAACATATGATGGTTGTCGGCACGCCGTGGGCGAAAGTTTTGTCTGGGATTATGCTTGTTAATGAGCGCTTGGTGGCTTGGAGAAGTTCCAAGCCCAATTCAATCTTAATTGAGAGATTTGCGCTGTATTTTGACCCTCAACAGGCTTTCGTGACCTTAGGAATCCTGTAATATAGGAGAATCCCAGGGCTACCCCCCCATGCGATGACGAATGACGGCTCCAAAGAGGGTGGATCATGTGCATTTGATGCAGGTGCCTGTCCGCATGAAATCTTTGTAATAACGGATCTTCCCTCCGGAACATATCCTTTTCATTGCCCACTGCTCCCCATCATGTGGAGTATGGTCGAAGTTGGGATCCCTCTCGCGACCTGATCCGTCTGCCCTTCAAGGGGTCAACGAGAAGGTAAAGGAACTTTGGGTTTTTGGGGTAGGCACCATTTTCCCGCACAACCCCTTGACTCTCAAAAATGGTAAATTATTATTAGAAAAAGGTCCTCAGGATTTGCGGCAACACAAATTGAGATTCCCCCTTATCATCGAAGAAGGGGAATCGGAAATATTTTGAATATGGGAACCCACCGGGTTCAAATCAAGACATATGTCTGGATCTGAACACGAGCAGATAGCAAGGCTCCGAGTCTTTCTGAATCAACAGGTAATTGGCCAGGAGGGTCTTACCCTCAGGCTCTTGATTGCCTTAATGGCTGATGGCCATCTTCTTGTTGAAGGTGCGCCGGGTTTAGCCAAAACTACCGCTATAAAAACCTTGGCCTCCGGGATTGAAGCTGATTTTCACCGGATTCAGTTTACCCCGGATTTACTCCCCGCCGATATTACCGGGACCGATATTTATCGTCCTCACGACGGCTCGTTTCGCTTTCAACAGGGGCCGATTTTTCACAACCTTGTCCTGGCCGATGAAATTAATCGCGCCCCCGCTAAGGTGCAGGCCGCCCTATTAGAGGCCATGGGAGAACATCAAGTGACAATCGGGCGAACCAGTTATCCCTTGCCCGAGTTGTTTTTAGTCATGGCTACCCAAAACCCCATCGAGCAGGAAGGAACGTATCCTTTGCCTGAAGCGCAATTGGATCGTTTTCTACTCTATGTCCGGGTGCAATACCCCGATGTGGAAGGAGAGCGGAAGATTGTCGAACTTGTTCGTCGACAAGCCAGGACCATTCCCGGGGAGGTAAGGGCAGCCCCCACCCCCGTTCCTCAAAAGGTGATTGTGGCGGCTCGACGACAGATGTGGGATTTATATGTTGCGCCCGCACTAGAAGAATATATCGTCCAATTAGTTATGGCCACACGCGAACCCGGGCCCTATAGCTCCACGCTGAAGCGATGGATCCGGTTTGGGGCTAGCCCTCGGGCAACCATTGGAATGGAGCGGTGTGCCAGGGCGCATGCCTGGCTGGAAGGACGCGATTATGTCTCCCCGGAGGACATACAAGTCGTGGCCCATGATGTGTTGCGCCACCGGATTTTACTGACCTTTGAAGCAGAGGCGGAGGGGATTAGGACCGATCAGGTGATCTCAGAAATTTTAAATCATGTGGCCGTTCCGTAAACAGACAACTCCATCAGAATGCCAGCTGAACCATCCCACAGGACAGGGAGTAGAAGTTCGGCTTGCCGATCTTATCAACATGCGTCACCAGACAGGGGTATTGGGAATCAAGACCCGGAAGCGGGTTCATACCCTTTTGGCTGGTGGAGAGCGATCTCCGTTTAAAGGCAGAGGCATGGATTTTGAGGAATCTCGCCGGTATCAACCGGGCGATGATGTGCGCCTCATGGATTGGCGGGTAATGGCGCGAACTCATGAACCCTATCTCAAAGTCTTTCGCGAAGAACGGGAGCGACCTGTCTTCATCGTCGTGGATAATAGAAAGGGAATGCGATTTGGGACTAAGGTGGCCTTTAAGTCGGTGATTGCCGCCCATGCGGCGGCATTACTGGGATGGGCATCGCACGAGCGAGGAGACCGGGTCGGGGGAGTGGTTTTTTCAGATGTGGACCATGTGGAACTCCGACCCAGGGGAGGGAGAACCGGAGTGCTCCGACTTCTCAATATCCTGGCTCAAAATAGCGTCCACCCACCACAGATACTTGAGCGCCAGACTCCCATTACCTCACCTTTTCAGTTGGCCTTAAATCGAGTCCAGGCAACCGCCAAGCCCGGAAGCCTCATTTTTCTCTTAAGCGATTTTCGCGATTGGGATTATCAGGCCAAACAGACTCTCATCCGATTGGGCGGGCATCAGGATGTGGTGGCCATCTTCACGTATGACCAATTGGAACAAGAGCCCCCACCCGCCGGCCAATATCCTGTGACGGACGGTATACGCATGGGAATATTGAATACAGGATCTGCCAAAACAATCCAATCCTATTCAGAGTGCTTTAGGGAACGATATGAAGATGTCCGGACCCTGTGCCTATCCCGTGGAATCGGATTCATTCCTTTGGGAACCCACGACGATATTCTTTTCCAAATGCGTGGTGGGTTCCAGGATCTTGGACATCGGCGAAGTGCCCATCACAGTATGGCATGACGGGAATGGGCTAACATGCCGACGGCAAGTTCTCCCTTACAAGGGCTCCGGGATGTGCATCTGCCACCTCCGATTTCTTTGTGGCCTCCGGCTCCAGGTTGGTGGATCACATTGGGTCTGGTCATGATGGGAGTCATCCTGTGCCTGTGGATTCTGAGAAATCGACGTCGAAAACAGTCGTGTCGACTTGCGATGAATGAACTGAGTGCGATCAAACAGTACTATGAGACCCATCGAGATGACCAATGGCTGATTCAACGCCTTTCGGTCATGGTCCGTCGCTATGCCTTGGCCCGCTTCCCTCGAACCGAAGTCGCAGGGCTCGCGGGAATGGCCTGGCTGCAGTTTTTGGACCGGTCGGGTCGAACCAATCAATTCACTGACGGGATTGGCCATCTGTTAAGTTCAGGGCCCTACCAACAGCAGGCGGTGTCGGCTGCCGAACTGGTGCCCCTGGTCGAACAGTGGATTAAGCAGGTGACTTCACCCACAGAGAAGGGCACGGCATGATGACGCTGGCCTGGCCATGGGTGTTGGCGCTTGTTCTGTGTCCCTGGATGGTGCGTCGTTGGGCAACCCCTGTCTCCAATTCATCCTGCCGGGCCATGAGGGTGCCGCATTTTGAAGACATTATGTCCCTTCAGTCCAACCAGTTGATTGGGCCGACTCGTTCACGGCACTCAACATTGTTTTGGGCGGGGATATGTATCTGGGCCGCCTTGCTCATTGCGGCTGCC harbors:
- a CDS encoding carbamoyltransferase; the protein is MISPNRKLTSILGVSAYYHDSAACLIQNGRIVAAAQEERFTRKKHDAGFPSHAVEYCLRQGGVGMRDVDYLVFYDKPFVKFERLLETYLSYAPKGLGSFLTAIPVWIKEKLFLRNLLEKAFRQVGSLEKKDNLPPLLFGEHHESHAAAAFFPSPYEEAVVLCMDGVGEWATTSAWIGRGNQLTPLWEIPFPHSIGLLYSAFTYYTGFKVNSGEYKVMGLAPYGEPKYVKTILDNVVDVKPDGTFRLNMDYFDYCTGLRMTNNKFDAIFGGPPRQAESTLTQREMDLARSVQEVTEMVMLRLANSLHRETGLSNLCLSGGVALNCVGNGRVLREGPFSGLWIQPAAGDAGSALGAALNVHYSYLNQPRVCQGPSDAMRGSYLGPRFSNQDIESSLQQLEASYERVEDSDLYRRVAQYLAEGKVIGWLQGHMEFGPRALGGRSILGDPRSEKMQSVMNLKIKYRESFRPFAPSVLRERVSEYFEMDTDSPYMLLVAPVAEKRRRAVQPDQQKLWGIDLLNVPKSDIPAVTHVDYSARVQTVSPDTNPRYYQLLQEFEKQTGCAVLINTSFNVRGEPIVCTPEDAYRCFMRTEMDVLVLENCLVLKEFQKPVEKDETWMKEFELD
- a CDS encoding MoxR family ATPase; its protein translation is MSGSEHEQIARLRVFLNQQVIGQEGLTLRLLIALMADGHLLVEGAPGLAKTTAIKTLASGIEADFHRIQFTPDLLPADITGTDIYRPHDGSFRFQQGPIFHNLVLADEINRAPAKVQAALLEAMGEHQVTIGRTSYPLPELFLVMATQNPIEQEGTYPLPEAQLDRFLLYVRVQYPDVEGERKIVELVRRQARTIPGEVRAAPTPVPQKVIVAARRQMWDLYVAPALEEYIVQLVMATREPGPYSSTLKRWIRFGASPRATIGMERCARAHAWLEGRDYVSPEDIQVVAHDVLRHRILLTFEAEAEGIRTDQVISEILNHVAVP
- a CDS encoding DUF4381 domain-containing protein produces the protein MPTASSPLQGLRDVHLPPPISLWPPAPGWWITLGLVMMGVILCLWILRNRRRKQSCRLAMNELSAIKQYYETHRDDQWLIQRLSVMVRRYALARFPRTEVAGLAGMAWLQFLDRSGRTNQFTDGIGHLLSSGPYQQQAVSAAELVPLVEQWIKQVTSPTEKGTA
- a CDS encoding sxtJ, encoding MTSTIHQPTNKDLRSFGLLMGGVFLIVAVWPLVIHGESLRVWASLIAVVFGVMGMVFPKGLGPLHRVWMKIGEKLGWINSRIILSLLFFGMFTPMSFVMGLLGKRPLQLGYDPKANSYRVVKKARAADHVLKPF
- a CDS encoding DUF58 domain-containing protein gives rise to the protein MWPFRKQTTPSECQLNHPTGQGVEVRLADLINMRHQTGVLGIKTRKRVHTLLAGGERSPFKGRGMDFEESRRYQPGDDVRLMDWRVMARTHEPYLKVFREERERPVFIVVDNRKGMRFGTKVAFKSVIAAHAAALLGWASHERGDRVGGVVFSDVDHVELRPRGGRTGVLRLLNILAQNSVHPPQILERQTPITSPFQLALNRVQATAKPGSLIFLLSDFRDWDYQAKQTLIRLGGHQDVVAIFTYDQLEQEPPPAGQYPVTDGIRMGILNTGSAKTIQSYSECFRERYEDVRTLCLSRGIGFIPLGTHDDILFQMRGGFQDLGHRRSAHHSMA